The Microbacterium sp. LWO12-1.2 genome includes a window with the following:
- the dusB gene encoding tRNA dihydrouridine synthase DusB: MTLATASPRTLRIGPIDLDVPVVLAPMAGITNTAFRRLCREYGAGLYVSEMITSRALVERNETTMRLIRHHESETPRSIQLYGVDPKTIADAVRIIVAEDHADHIDLNFGCPVPKVTRKGGGAALPWKSSLFSDIVTQAVKAAGDIPLTVKMRKGIDRDHLTFLDAGRAAEDAGVAAIALHARTAGEYYSGHADWNAIGELKQAVTSIPVLGNGDIWSADDAVRMMEQTDCDGVVVGRGCLGRPWLFGELATAFGGEGKTVDATLGFVADAFKRHAELLVEFFEDEDRGCRDIRKHVSWYFKGYPVGGDIRTGLATSSSLAEIDELLARLDHSAPYPGADAEGQRGRAGHAKRTALPDKWLESREIAASTSEMMRGAEIENSGG, from the coding sequence CCGGTCGTCCTCGCGCCCATGGCGGGGATCACGAACACCGCTTTCCGTCGTCTGTGCCGTGAGTACGGCGCCGGTCTCTACGTCAGCGAGATGATCACCTCGCGCGCGCTCGTCGAGCGCAACGAGACGACCATGCGGCTGATCCGCCACCACGAGTCCGAGACGCCGCGCTCGATCCAGCTCTACGGCGTCGACCCGAAGACGATCGCCGACGCGGTGCGCATCATCGTGGCCGAAGACCACGCCGATCACATCGACCTCAACTTCGGGTGCCCGGTGCCGAAGGTCACCCGTAAGGGCGGGGGAGCTGCGCTTCCCTGGAAGAGCTCGCTGTTCTCCGACATCGTCACGCAGGCAGTGAAGGCCGCGGGAGACATCCCCCTCACAGTCAAGATGCGCAAGGGCATCGATCGTGACCACCTCACCTTCCTCGACGCAGGGCGCGCTGCCGAGGACGCCGGAGTGGCCGCCATCGCGCTGCATGCGCGCACGGCAGGCGAGTACTACTCCGGGCACGCCGACTGGAACGCGATCGGCGAACTCAAGCAGGCTGTCACCAGCATCCCGGTGCTCGGCAACGGAGACATCTGGTCGGCGGACGACGCCGTGCGCATGATGGAGCAGACCGATTGCGACGGCGTCGTCGTGGGTCGCGGATGCCTCGGTCGCCCCTGGCTCTTCGGCGAGCTGGCCACGGCGTTCGGCGGCGAAGGCAAGACGGTCGATGCGACACTCGGCTTCGTGGCCGACGCCTTCAAGCGGCACGCGGAACTCCTCGTCGAGTTCTTCGAGGACGAGGATCGCGGTTGCCGCGACATCCGCAAGCACGTGTCGTGGTACTTCAAGGGCTATCCGGTCGGTGGAGACATCCGCACCGGACTCGCCACGTCATCCAGCCTCGCCGAGATCGACGAGCTGCTCGCCCGTCTCGACCACTCCGCCCCCTATCCCGGGGCTGACGCCGAGGGGCAGCGCGGCCGCGCGGGGCACGCCAAGCGCACGGCACTGCCGGACAAATGGCTGGAGTCGCGCGAGATCGCGGCCTCGACCTCGGAGATGATGCGTGGAGCGGAGATCGAGAACAGTGGCGGTTGA
- a CDS encoding septum formation family protein, producing MMKLRKRRALVLAGSALALTVALSGCSAINSFIGGGTADADRDEETGQVTESANIGIFALKVGDCKLESPSGLLEDADVVPCTEEHDEEVYHEITMPDGEFSEEDVDAAGQECVGDAFTNFVGITWEESTLDVYPINPTKDTWEQLNDRVVQCVISDPAGPLTVSLKGAAR from the coding sequence ATGATGAAACTGCGCAAGCGACGCGCTCTGGTGCTGGCCGGCTCGGCTCTGGCACTCACGGTCGCCCTGAGCGGCTGTAGCGCCATCAACAGCTTCATCGGCGGCGGCACCGCCGACGCCGACCGCGACGAAGAGACCGGACAGGTCACCGAGAGCGCGAACATCGGCATCTTCGCCCTCAAGGTCGGCGACTGCAAGCTGGAGAGCCCGAGCGGCCTGCTCGAGGACGCCGACGTCGTGCCGTGCACGGAGGAACACGACGAAGAGGTCTATCACGAGATCACGATGCCTGACGGCGAGTTCTCGGAAGAGGACGTCGACGCCGCTGGCCAGGAGTGCGTCGGAGACGCATTCACCAACTTCGTCGGCATCACGTGGGAAGAGTCGACCCTGGACGTCTACCCGATCAACCCGACCAAGGACACTTGGGAGCAGCTGAACGACCGTGTCGTCCAGTGCGTCATCTCGGACCCGGCCGGCCCGCTCACCGTGTCGCTCAAGGGCGCTGCGCGCTGA
- a CDS encoding deoxyguanosinetriphosphate triphosphohydrolase, with the protein MAVDPSTGSARTRADGYDPRDAERFVAETHRSERNDFARDRARVLHSAALRRLAAKTQVLSPASTADFARNRLTHSLEVAQVGRELATALGVSADVVDTACLSHDLGHPPFGHNGERALNEWAENIGGFEGNAQSLRILTRLEAKVLDENDHSVGLNLTRASLDATCKYPWTVDSPVPDPGGRLKFGVYPEDEAVFRWMREGAPGRLRCIEAEIMDLSDDIAYSVHDFEDAIVNGYVDVAQLSDPRQHEALLGRIQQWVGYDFTRDELADALYRLATQSMWLGSFDRSRQDLARLKNLTSDLIGRFAKAAVSATRDAYAGPALVRYNAHVVVPRVIEVEIAVLKGIMGQAIVTIDARKGVYKEQRRVLKRLADVLWSTDALWSAGADVLEPAFAADFLAADSDDERSRVIVDQIASLTDQSAIDWHNRLVGEIDPAEVGIWTPRNARHTRPALRGGAERQAIAEGAV; encoded by the coding sequence GTGGCGGTTGACCCTTCGACCGGTTCGGCGCGCACGCGCGCCGACGGTTACGACCCGCGCGACGCCGAGCGTTTCGTCGCGGAGACCCACCGCTCGGAGCGTAATGATTTCGCCAGGGACCGGGCGCGAGTGCTGCACTCTGCCGCACTGCGCCGACTCGCGGCCAAGACGCAGGTGCTGAGCCCTGCCAGCACCGCCGACTTCGCACGCAACCGGCTGACCCATTCGCTCGAGGTAGCCCAGGTCGGGCGAGAGCTCGCCACGGCGCTCGGCGTCTCCGCTGACGTCGTCGACACCGCGTGCCTGAGTCACGACCTCGGTCACCCGCCGTTCGGGCACAACGGCGAGCGGGCGTTGAACGAATGGGCCGAGAACATCGGCGGCTTCGAGGGCAACGCCCAGTCGCTGCGCATCCTCACACGTCTCGAGGCGAAGGTCCTCGACGAGAATGATCACTCCGTCGGGCTCAACCTCACGCGTGCGAGCCTCGACGCGACGTGCAAGTACCCGTGGACCGTCGACAGCCCTGTGCCTGACCCCGGTGGGCGCTTGAAGTTCGGCGTCTACCCCGAGGACGAGGCCGTGTTCCGGTGGATGCGCGAGGGTGCCCCGGGGCGTCTGCGTTGCATCGAGGCGGAGATCATGGACCTCTCCGACGACATCGCCTACTCCGTGCACGACTTCGAGGATGCGATCGTCAACGGATACGTCGATGTGGCGCAGCTCTCCGACCCCCGCCAGCACGAAGCGCTCCTCGGACGCATCCAGCAGTGGGTCGGCTACGACTTCACACGCGATGAACTCGCCGATGCGCTCTACCGGCTGGCCACGCAGTCCATGTGGCTCGGCTCGTTCGACCGTTCCCGCCAGGATCTCGCCCGTCTGAAGAACCTCACGAGCGACCTGATCGGACGCTTCGCGAAAGCAGCGGTCTCGGCGACTCGTGACGCCTACGCGGGGCCGGCGCTGGTGCGCTACAACGCGCACGTGGTCGTGCCGCGCGTGATCGAGGTCGAGATCGCGGTGCTCAAGGGCATCATGGGCCAGGCGATCGTCACGATCGATGCCCGAAAGGGCGTGTACAAGGAGCAGCGGCGCGTGCTGAAGCGACTCGCCGACGTGCTCTGGTCGACCGACGCCCTGTGGTCCGCAGGCGCCGATGTGCTCGAGCCGGCGTTCGCCGCCGACTTCCTCGCCGCGGACAGCGACGACGAGCGCTCCCGCGTCATCGTCGATCAGATCGCGAGCCTCACCGATCAGAGCGCGATCGACTGGCATAACCGGCTGGTCGGCGAGATCGACCCTGCCGAGGTCGGGATCTGGACGCCGCGCAACGCACGTCACACTCGTCCCGCACTGCGAGGCGGCGCCGAGAGGCAGGCCATCGCCGAAGGGGCCGTCTGA
- a CDS encoding ATP-binding cassette domain-containing protein produces the protein MPRRPESQNAIECSDLVIDRIGHGLPTRAVDGVTFSLAPGNLICVAGPTGSGKSTLVAALAGSTDPSVRVVGGSAHVCGVDVRRPGRKHRILTYRTGFVPQGAGGDLPPRLTVNEVIAEPILIREKRVNSKALSIRVATLLDELHLPLGTAAKFPYELSAGMRQRVAIARSFILEPQVLIADEPLANLDLEVRPVVFDAITRRRKEQGMAALLVTNDADFIRELNAETLMLRSGHVVARGVGKDLLWVPNAEADSQH, from the coding sequence ATGCCTCGACGACCGGAATCCCAGAATGCGATCGAGTGCTCCGATCTGGTCATCGACCGTATCGGGCACGGGCTGCCGACGCGTGCGGTCGACGGAGTGACGTTCTCGCTCGCTCCGGGGAACCTGATCTGCGTCGCCGGTCCCACCGGTTCGGGGAAGTCGACGCTGGTGGCTGCTCTCGCAGGTTCCACCGACCCTTCCGTGCGGGTGGTCGGCGGCAGCGCGCACGTCTGCGGAGTGGACGTACGACGCCCTGGGCGCAAGCACCGCATCCTCACGTATCGCACGGGTTTCGTGCCGCAGGGTGCCGGAGGCGACCTGCCACCGCGCCTCACCGTGAACGAGGTGATCGCCGAGCCGATCCTCATCCGCGAGAAGCGCGTGAATTCGAAGGCGTTGTCGATCCGTGTGGCCACGCTCCTCGACGAACTCCATCTTCCACTCGGCACGGCGGCGAAGTTCCCCTACGAGCTCAGCGCGGGCATGCGGCAGCGCGTCGCGATCGCTCGCTCCTTCATCCTCGAGCCCCAGGTGCTGATCGCCGACGAGCCTCTCGCCAACCTCGATCTCGAGGTGCGTCCTGTCGTCTTCGACGCCATCACGAGGCGGCGCAAGGAGCAGGGGATGGCGGCGCTGCTCGTCACGAACGATGCCGACTTCATCCGGGAACTCAACGCCGAGACGCTCATGCTGCGCAGCGGTCATGTGGTCGCGCGAGGCGTCGGCAAGGACCTGCTCTGGGTGCCGAACGCCGAGGCGGATTCGCAGCACTGA
- the dnaG gene encoding DNA primase, whose product MPRIRQADVDEVKARTNIADIVGERVALKSAGVGSLKGLCPFHDEKSPSFHVRQQVGYYHCFGCGESGDVYSFLREMDHVSFTEAVERLAGRIGYTLHYEDGGAAPETSGRSRLYAANTAAAEFFRAQLLSPDAEAGRRFLGERGFDAGAAAHFGVGFAPRGWDGMLKALTAQGFTREELSTAGLVSTGQRGVYDRFRGRLVWPIRDVSGQTIGFGARKLFDDDQGPKYLNTPETPIYKKAQVLYGLDLAKRDIARGDPRRVVVVEGYTDVMACHLAGLTTAVATCGTAFGTEHIKVLRRVMGDDNASGEVVFTFDGDEAGQKAALRAFTEDDRFNAQTFVAVAPDSLDPCDLRLQRGDAAVRGLMDTKVPMFEFAMDRKLAGFDLSTVEGRVGALRGAAPIVAEIRDRLLRPGYERVLARRLGMDPTEVHNEVERSSRGGATAAPAHREQQVPTDPVSGAPGIAPVTLASLPRSPDVAVERDALMGALQYGHQVDQALLNRALSTPFRTAGLDAVREAVAAAPDRTRAGWVTEAVNNVREPYRSLGGELLMTPFPARDEERAVATVADLARRLILRQLEHEKQEMLGAVQRVPADSDGGRALRMRLRDIDAERQRFAES is encoded by the coding sequence ATGCCGCGCATCCGTCAAGCCGACGTCGACGAGGTCAAGGCGCGCACGAACATCGCCGACATCGTGGGCGAACGCGTCGCGCTGAAGTCGGCCGGCGTCGGATCACTCAAGGGCCTGTGCCCGTTCCATGACGAGAAGAGCCCGAGCTTCCATGTGCGCCAGCAGGTCGGGTACTACCACTGCTTCGGCTGCGGTGAGTCCGGCGATGTGTACTCGTTCCTGCGGGAGATGGACCACGTCAGCTTCACCGAGGCGGTGGAGCGTCTGGCCGGCCGCATCGGCTACACCCTGCACTACGAAGACGGCGGTGCGGCCCCCGAGACGAGCGGACGGAGTCGGCTGTATGCCGCGAACACGGCTGCTGCGGAGTTCTTCCGTGCACAGCTGCTGTCGCCGGACGCCGAGGCAGGACGCCGCTTCCTGGGCGAGCGCGGGTTCGACGCCGGCGCGGCGGCCCACTTCGGTGTCGGCTTCGCGCCCCGCGGATGGGACGGGATGCTGAAGGCCCTCACCGCGCAGGGGTTCACGCGCGAGGAGCTCAGTACCGCAGGGCTCGTCTCCACGGGACAGCGCGGCGTGTACGACCGCTTCCGTGGGCGGCTCGTGTGGCCGATCCGCGACGTGTCCGGCCAGACGATCGGGTTCGGGGCGCGCAAGCTCTTCGACGACGACCAGGGTCCGAAGTATCTGAACACCCCGGAGACCCCGATCTACAAGAAGGCCCAGGTGCTCTACGGACTCGATCTCGCCAAGCGCGACATCGCCCGCGGAGACCCCCGTCGGGTCGTGGTGGTCGAGGGGTACACCGACGTGATGGCGTGCCACCTGGCCGGCCTCACGACCGCGGTGGCGACCTGTGGCACGGCGTTCGGCACCGAGCACATCAAGGTGCTGCGGCGCGTGATGGGCGACGACAACGCCTCCGGCGAGGTCGTGTTCACCTTCGACGGCGATGAGGCCGGCCAGAAGGCCGCACTGCGTGCGTTCACCGAGGACGACCGCTTCAACGCGCAGACATTCGTCGCGGTCGCCCCTGACAGCCTCGATCCCTGCGACCTGCGCCTGCAGCGCGGGGATGCGGCTGTGCGCGGCCTGATGGACACCAAGGTCCCCATGTTCGAGTTCGCGATGGACCGCAAGCTTGCCGGCTTCGATCTGTCGACGGTGGAGGGGCGCGTCGGTGCGCTGCGCGGAGCCGCACCGATCGTCGCCGAGATCCGCGACCGACTGCTGCGCCCTGGATACGAACGCGTGCTCGCACGGCGTCTCGGGATGGACCCGACAGAAGTGCACAACGAGGTCGAGCGCTCTTCGCGCGGGGGTGCGACTGCAGCTCCTGCGCACAGGGAGCAGCAGGTGCCGACCGATCCGGTGTCCGGGGCACCGGGGATCGCACCTGTCACTCTGGCGAGCCTGCCCCGATCACCCGATGTCGCGGTGGAACGCGATGCCCTGATGGGCGCCCTGCAGTACGGGCACCAGGTGGACCAGGCGCTGCTCAACCGGGCCCTCAGCACACCGTTCCGTACGGCGGGACTGGATGCGGTGCGTGAGGCCGTGGCGGCCGCACCCGATCGCACCAGGGCGGGGTGGGTCACCGAAGCCGTCAACAACGTGCGAGAACCCTACCGATCGCTCGGTGGCGAGTTGCTGATGACGCCGTTCCCCGCGCGTGACGAGGAGCGCGCGGTGGCGACCGTCGCCGATCTCGCCCGACGCCTCATCCTGCGCCAGCTCGAGCATGAGAAGCAGGAGATGCTCGGCGCCGTGCAGCGCGTGCCTGCTGATTCCGACGGCGGGCGGGCGCTGCGCATGCGGTTGCGGGACATCGACGCAGAGCGTCAGCGGTTCGCCGAGTCGTAA